DNA from Methanobrevibacter sp. TMH8:
TGCCATTTCCGCTCTTTTATGGTATTTTAGTATCAAAAAAAGATGCTATTGATTATATGCTCCCTGGAACTTTTGGTTATGCATTTGATTTCGGTTATCTAGGTCTAGTATGTCTTGTAGGTTTTACTATTTTCACGGTAATCGTAGGGCTTATGATATTAAAAGAATACCGGGAAAAGAGGGAGAAAAACAATAAAAAATATTTAGGTAAGGAAGTTCTTCTAATAGGGTCGCTTACGGCTTTCATAGCTCAAGCATTGATAGGATTATTTATATTCAATCGTTCTATCAATGGTACTGCACTTTTAACTTTTATATTCTTGGCATCTATGGTACTTGCTCATGTTGTTTCTTTAAAACGTGATTGACATAGTATATTTATAAATATTTAATAAGAAAACATAAAAAATAAATTGTATGTAGATTATATATTTAGATTATATAATATTATATAAAAATTAGAATATTATGTTATAGGTTAAGTATTTAGGATTAATTTAAATTATATTTTTATATAAATTATATTATAAAGAAATTATATTATAAAAGATAAAATTATAAACTAAATATTTAAAATTAAATAAATATTGAAAATAGATTATATTAACTTTTAGTTTATATTATTTATTTTATAAAATTTTTTATAAAGTTATTTGGACGATATTATGAAAAAAGCTTTAATATTATTGGGATGTCCAGAATCTCCTTCTCAAACACCAATAGCTATTTATGCAGCTCAAAAATTAGCTAAAATGGACTATGAAGTTACTATAGCCAGTACTCCATCTGCAGCTAAACTTTTAGAAGTTTCAGATCCTGATGAGTATTATGTGAAAAATAAAATGGATATTGAATCTTGTTTAGATGGTTTAGAACAAGGACAATATGATTTATTAGTAGGTTTTGTACATAAAGATGCTGCTGCTTCTTATTTCATTACTTTCTACCATATTCTACAATGTGAAGCTATAGCTTTAGTATTTGAAAAAGATACAAAATTAATAGAAGAATTTGAAAATATGGTTGCTGAAAATACCGATGCTAAAATAGTATCTGTGAGAGCTTTCCATAATCCAACTCCATTAAGAGTTAAGTTTGATAAAGTTTTAAAAGAATTACAATGATTATTTGATTATTATGGGTGTGTTTATTTTATGTCATTTTGTTTAGAGACTTATCTTCAGCAGTCTGATGATTATGAAGTTTTACTTTCACGAGCAGGATTCAAAGAATGTGCAGAAATTATAAAAGAAAAAGCTGATGAAGTTCTTTATATAAATCCTGGTGATAAAGTTCTTGGAGTTCGTATTATTGGAATTCCTCCAATTCCTGTTGGAATTAATAATGATAAGGGAACTATAATTATTTCTTATACTAAACCTTGTCATGGAACTGCAGCTATTGAATTACCTGTTGATATTAAAGAAATTGAAAACATTAGAAAAATTGCTATTGATAAATAGATTGTTATAGTTACTCTATAATTTTTCTTATTATCAAATTATAGATTTTATTTTTGTTTTTATTTTTACTTTTACTTTTTGAGGAATTAGATGATTAGTACTGTTGTTGGTAGCTATCCGGTGTATAAAAAAGAAGGAAAATCAAGGAAAAACAAGATTTTATCATATGTGGGTACTCATGATCCTTGTAAAATAGCTATTCAACACTCTGTTGAATCTCAACTTACTGCAGGAATTGATATTATTTCTGATGGTCAAGTTAGGGGGGAAATGGTTGAACTGTTTACAAAAAGTGTTCCTGGGTTTAAAATTGAAGGAAATACCTATGTTATCAATTCTAAAATAGCTAAACATCATAAATCTATTGGAGCTAGTGATTTAAAATTAGCTATTAAATATATGAATAACTTCCTGAAAAATTCAAACTTTACTGATGATGAAAAAGCTAAAAAAGGTGTTAAAGGTATTGTTACTGGTCCATGTACCATAGTTCAATCTTCTAAATTAGGCCCAATTTATAAGGATAAAAACACTGCTATCTTGGATATGGCTCATGTTTTAATGGATGAATGTGCTTCTCTTGAAAAAGCTGGTGCAAAACTAATTCAAATAGATGAACCTTTTATTTCCACTGGTTTAATTGATATGAAAATAGCTAAAAAAGCTATTGACATTATTGCTGATGAGATAGCTATTCCTGTAGCACTTCATTCATGTGGAGATGTTAAATCTGTTTTTAAGGATATTATAGCTTTTAATGTAGATATTATTGATTGTGAGTTTGCAGGTCATCATAGTAATCTAAATGTTTTAGCTAAATATGCAAATGATTTAAAAACAGCTAATAAAAAGATTGGTTTAGGTGTTATTGATACTAAAAAATCAACTATTGATTCTATTGATGAGATATCTAACATAATCGAGAAAGGAATATCTATAATAGGGAAAGAAAATCTTCTAATCGATCCTGACTGTGGTATGAAACTACTTTCAGATAATGTTGCCTTTTCTAAACTTAAAAACATGGTTGAAGCTATGAATAGGTTTTAATACATTTATTATTTTTCTGGATTCTTTATTTATTTTTATTTTTTATTATAATTATTAAAAATATAATCATTAAAAATTGCTTATATTATAAAATACATTAATTTCATATATAATGTATCTCAAATATTATCATAGTTAAAACTAATTGGGATAATTATTGAATTTGCAATAAGTTTTTATTAAAATTATTTTTAATTAAATTTAAAATATTTTTTTGATCAAAGTTTGGAGATATATAATGGCTACTTTAATAGAAGTTGATGAAATAGCAGATGGATGGGAAACATTAGTTAAAAAGATAATTAAAGAAGGTAAAGATGTTAATGATGAAAGGGGATCATTAACTAAAGAAATCCTAAATGTAATGGTATCCATCAAAAAACCATTAGGTAAGGCAAATAGTGGTGATTTTTTCAATATTAAATCTAAAGTATCTGATATTTTAGATATTAAAGTTCCTGAAGGTTATTTTTGGGGAGGAGATAAGCTTAAAACCTATAGTGAACAATTCATCAGCGATGACAAACAAGGTTTTATTTATACATATGGAAACCGTCTCAGAGCTCATTTTGATGAAGTTGATCAGATCGATGAAGCAATTAAAAGACTTAATAATTGCAGAGAATCAAGAAGAGCTATTTCTATCACATGGGATCAAGTGATTGATACTCAAAATGATGAAGTTCCTTGTATGATCCTTGTTGACTTTAAAATAAGAGATGATAAACTTTATACAACTGCTCTATGGAGAAGTCATGATATTTATGGGGCATGGTTCCCAAATGCTGTAGGTCTAACTTATTTAGCTCAATATGTTTCAAAAAGAGTTGATGTTCCTATTGGATCAATTACAATCCATTCAATCAGTGCTCATATTTATGAAGTTAATTTTCCAGAAGCTAATAAGTTGTTAGAATAAAATTATTTGTTGATTTTTAATTTAGTTTTATTTTTCTTATTTTAGATATTTTTTTCTTATTTTTTTCTTATTTTATTTTTATTAATTATTTATTATATATTCATATAATTTCTATAGTTTCTTATTTTTTCATTTACTTGTATTGTTTTCTATTAAGTAATTTTTATTTTTTCATTTACTTTGCATTGTTTTCTATTAATTAGTCCTTATTTTTTATTTTACTATTTATTTATTTTATATATTAGTTTATATTAGTTTTGAATGGTTAAATCAAGCAATAAAGTTTAAATAGTAGTTTTTTAATATTAAATATTGATATTCATAATTTTATGTTATGATATAATTAAATTTAATAATTTTGATTGTGATTGATAGAGCGATATAGTGATAATATGGAAACCAATAAACAAATATGTGGCAATAAAAGAATATCTTTCTTTTTTTTAGCCGGGCTTTTGATATTGTTTGTCATATTATCTTTTTCTTCCATTAATAATGTATATGGTTCTGATAGTGAAATTATTTTTGGAAAAAATGATGAAAATAATTTAGATAATGATTTGGATGAGTTAGATAATAATACCAATAATGATATCCATAATGTCTATAATAATAATAATCTTGTTTTGGAGAATGATTCTGAGTATCGAAATGATTCTATTGAAAGTAATGATTCAAATGATAATGAAAGTTCTAATGGTACTAATAATATAAATATTGGCTCACCAAATAGTGCTGGTGGTGTTACAGTCTCAACTTCTTCTAATGGACATTCGGTTTCTAAATTAGCTTCACTAGATAATACTCATTTTTCAAAAGCCACATCTATTTCTTTTTCTGCTAATCATTCTTCTATCTCTAATTTTCTTTCTCCTAATTTTTATCATTCTAATTATAATAATGAACTTTTATATGGTGATTATGGAGGCGGTAATGCCTTTTATCCTTTAAATAAAAAGGATAGTTTAGAAAAAATTGGAGAAAATTCTATTAAAGCAGGTAATAGGGATTTTAATAGTTTTTTCTCTGCTTTTTCATATAATTCTAATTATAATGAATATACTGATAGTAATATTTATAATGATAATTATTTTATCAATCCTCCTTTAGTAATTTTAATTTCTAACTCTAATTTGGATTTTAAAGGAACCAGTATTGAAAAATATAATAATTTTTTAAATGAAATATCTAATCTTGAATTTAATAAAATAGCTATTAATGAAGATATTTCAGTTATTAAATCATTGGAGTCGCGTCCTAACCCTATTTTTTCTGCTTTGTTTTTTATAACAATTTTCATGGAACATCATGATAATGGAAAAGAACCATTAAACTCTTTTTAAACAATTATTAATAGCTAAATCTTATTTAGCTAGTGTAAACTAGATATTTAATTAGCTATTATCAATGGACTTATTTTTTAGTTCAATTCATTATTTGAACTAATAATTTATTAACTACATAATAAAATGGTTAAATAATCCATTAAAGGATGTGAAAATATGAAAACAAAATATAAACACATGATAGTAGTTATAATTCTCTTTTTTAGTTTTATAGCTGTAGTTTCTTCTGTGTCTGCATGTGCACCACCATCATATGAGCTTGATGAAGGTCATAAAACATTTGATAATAAAAATTATAAGGTTTATACTTCATGGTATGCCCATAGATATTCTCAAGGTAAAAATGATGATATAATGGTTTATAATGAATATAAACTTAAAAACAAGAAAACTAAAGCTGTTCGCAATGCAATTGTCTTTTATGATATAGAGAAAATTAAAAAGAATAGAATAAAAGTCACAACTACTTATTCATCAGAACCTAAAATAGCAAAAACAAAAATATATAAAACAAAGCTAAGTGTAAGAGCTTTTTACTGGAAATATATTGAAACAAAATTTACAAGTAAAATTGATAAAAAAGCTTTTTATAAAGAAATAGTTTTTGATAAAGGTAAACTTGAAGCTATTCTACCTTATAATGACACAAACAATGAAACAAATCCAGATAATATAAATTCAGTAAAACATAGAATAGATTGGATAGCTAAAACTTATACAAAGTTTCCAAATATCCTCTATATTAAGCAGAATTATTGGGATAATGCTCCTATAGAGTGGCAGATGTATGGTCCAGATAAAGTAACATATGTTTCAGATGGAAGTTATGAATATTATTCTCCTTCTATTACTCTTCAAAAAACTAATAAAAACACAATTAGAATTGAAATTGGTAGTTTGAATAAATTAAATGGGGATATAATAAAACATAAAATTTATAATGTTAAGTCTAATCTACCTTTAAAAAAATATTATCTAAAAGTCTTTAAACCAAAGATGGTTAAGATGTTTTCTGTGAATTAATGGTGGTTATATGAATTATTTTGAAAAAAACATAAGATGGAAAGATTTTCTCATTTCTTTTCTTCTTCTTTTAGCTATGGTTGTTGTTATCTTCAGTTTTATTGGTGTGAGTGAAGGAGCAACTAATAATGAAACAATTAATATGAGTTCTGATTCTAAAAATATTAATGAATCTATTGAAAATCTTTCAAATATTGATAATAAGTCAATTATTGATGGTAATTTAAGTAAACCTATATTAGGTCTATATGGGGGTATTAGAGGATATAATGAGTCTAGTAATGTTATTTTAGAGTTTAATGTTACTCGTGCAAATATAGCTACTATGATGGTATGTGGAGGTAGTAAATCATATCTATATTTAGATGTTTCTCTTCGTTATAAGGAGGATAATTCTCCTCTTTCTAATCAAATAGTATATTTGATTATTGGGAATGAAACAACTTCTTTTATTACAAATGAAAATGGTATTATTCATTATTTATATTCTCCTAATATTTTTGGTCTTGTGACTTTTGGGGCTGTATTTAATGAGTCGAGTATTCTTGATAATGGTTCTTTCATTGATTTAGAACCTGTTTCAGTATATGGGGATTATTATATAAGTGAACCTTATCCTTATTATCCTCATATTATACCAAGCCCTAATATTATACAATATACTCCTGATCCTGAATCTAATTCTGATTTATTTTCTCCAAAAGATTTAAGTATCAATAAATCAAATTATGGTTCTAATTTTCCTAAAGTTGGAGATAAATCAGGAAATAATTCTCAAGTAGTATATGGGAAGATGAAAGAAACAAGTGTTCCATCATTGCCATTAATAGTATTTTTAATAGCTATTTTAGGTATTTTTGGTTTTAAAAGAAATAATAATTAATTAAAGAGCTGTCAAAATCCTGATGAAAATAATTTAGTATTAAAAATTTATTCTTAATCTAAATTTTTAAAAGGAATAAGAAAAACATTATAAAAATTAAAAAATTGATTTAA
Protein-coding regions in this window:
- a CDS encoding methionine synthase; this encodes MISTVVGSYPVYKKEGKSRKNKILSYVGTHDPCKIAIQHSVESQLTAGIDIISDGQVRGEMVELFTKSVPGFKIEGNTYVINSKIAKHHKSIGASDLKLAIKYMNNFLKNSNFTDDEKAKKGVKGIVTGPCTIVQSSKLGPIYKDKNTAILDMAHVLMDECASLEKAGAKLIQIDEPFISTGLIDMKIAKKAIDIIADEIAIPVALHSCGDVKSVFKDIIAFNVDIIDCEFAGHHSNLNVLAKYANDLKTANKKIGLGVIDTKKSTIDSIDEISNIIEKGISIIGKENLLIDPDCGMKLLSDNVAFSKLKNMVEAMNRF
- a CDS encoding DUF1894 domain-containing protein, translating into MSFCLETYLQQSDDYEVLLSRAGFKECAEIIKEKADEVLYINPGDKVLGVRIIGIPPIPVGINNDKGTIIISYTKPCHGTAAIELPVDIKEIENIRKIAIDK
- a CDS encoding thymidylate synthase, which translates into the protein MATLIEVDEIADGWETLVKKIIKEGKDVNDERGSLTKEILNVMVSIKKPLGKANSGDFFNIKSKVSDILDIKVPEGYFWGGDKLKTYSEQFISDDKQGFIYTYGNRLRAHFDEVDQIDEAIKRLNNCRESRRAISITWDQVIDTQNDEVPCMILVDFKIRDDKLYTTALWRSHDIYGAWFPNAVGLTYLAQYVSKRVDVPIGSITIHSISAHIYEVNFPEANKLLE
- a CDS encoding DUF1890 domain-containing protein, with product MKKALILLGCPESPSQTPIAIYAAQKLAKMDYEVTIASTPSAAKLLEVSDPDEYYVKNKMDIESCLDGLEQGQYDLLVGFVHKDAAASYFITFYHILQCEAIALVFEKDTKLIEEFENMVAENTDAKIVSVRAFHNPTPLRVKFDKVLKELQ